The Natrinema salaciae genome contains a region encoding:
- a CDS encoding MoaD/ThiS family protein, which yields MGTDRATTADPKPAATEHREPDTTTVTVRCTGHVRTAVGSHELEFTFEGDRLRDFLESFFDEYDLEDMLIAETEADAAHSGWAPVPDDLPGTWRKNPEGEQTRPYARVCVNGRFNEHLGGFETELTDDDRVALIYPFMFCC from the coding sequence ATGGGAACCGACCGAGCAACGACCGCCGATCCGAAACCCGCCGCGACGGAACACCGAGAGCCGGACACGACGACGGTCACCGTCCGCTGTACCGGCCACGTCCGCACCGCCGTCGGGAGCCACGAACTCGAGTTCACCTTCGAGGGGGACCGACTCAGAGACTTCCTCGAGTCGTTCTTCGACGAATACGATCTCGAGGACATGCTCATCGCCGAGACCGAAGCGGACGCGGCCCACAGCGGCTGGGCACCGGTCCCCGACGACCTTCCCGGTACCTGGCGCAAGAATCCGGAGGGCGAGCAGACTCGCCCGTACGCGCGGGTCTGCGTCAACGGCCGGTTCAACGAACACCTCGGCGGGTTCGAGACCGAGCTCACCGACGACGACCGCGTCGCGCTGATCTATCCGTTCATGTTCTGCTGCTGA
- a CDS encoding CGCGG family putative rSAM-modified RiPP protein: protein MTEDVSGVEPVTRRDHDASWSANLEGPAHAANRSLVVAQSKDAIEATTAGSHVNLVTHGEHGRPESYLWPELEAEFDGIRLEYVDRCGCGGHVTRVHVGDE, encoded by the coding sequence ATGACCGAAGACGTCTCCGGCGTCGAACCCGTCACACGCAGGGACCACGACGCGTCGTGGTCCGCGAACCTCGAGGGGCCAGCACACGCCGCGAACCGGTCACTGGTGGTCGCACAGTCGAAAGACGCGATCGAGGCGACGACCGCCGGTTCCCACGTCAACCTCGTCACCCACGGCGAGCACGGCCGTCCTGAATCGTATCTGTGGCCGGAACTCGAGGCCGAATTCGACGGAATTCGCCTCGAATACGTCGACCGGTGTGGCTGCGGCGGACACGTGACCCGTGTTCACGTCGGCGACGAGTGA
- a CDS encoding DUF7577 domain-containing protein: protein MTSRTRTIEEPATCRVCGTENDHHYTYCRNCLAGLPARPDSRR, encoded by the coding sequence ATGACTTCTCGGACTCGCACGATAGAGGAACCGGCCACGTGCCGCGTGTGCGGCACGGAGAACGACCACCACTACACGTACTGTCGGAATTGCCTCGCGGGGCTTCCCGCGCGGCCCGACTCCCGCCGCTGA
- a CDS encoding TIGR04347 family pseudo-SAM/SPASM protein, which translates to MISISKLLCDLDAEGDGLRYDAADGSDKPQITEEKQQRPVVVWNTTRRCNLYCSHCYAGAETQPATGEFTTAEAKSFLDQLADYGAPVVLFSGGEPLVRDDLVELVGYAADRGLRPVLSSNGTLLTREKADALRDAGLQYAGISVDGLPERNDRFRGEDGAFDAAVRGIENCLEAGLKTGLRYTITEANAPDLEGVVELLVDRGLDRFCFYHLDYGGRGAEIVDADLTPREKREAVERLADLTLEYHDRGEEIETLLVGNYADAAFLVEYAREKFGAGKARAVYEYLERNGGDPTGERIADVDYQGNVHPTQFWQGYSLGNVRDRPFGEIWDDESNPLLEALRNREDRLNGKCADCQYRSICRGASRLRALATTGDLFAPDPQCYLRDEEVHGDGPPVGGVAD; encoded by the coding sequence GTGATCTCCATCAGCAAGCTGCTCTGCGATCTCGACGCCGAGGGCGACGGCCTGCGCTACGATGCCGCCGACGGGTCGGACAAGCCACAGATAACCGAGGAGAAACAGCAGCGGCCGGTCGTCGTCTGGAACACGACCCGCCGCTGTAACCTCTACTGCTCGCACTGCTACGCCGGCGCCGAGACCCAGCCCGCGACCGGCGAGTTCACGACCGCCGAGGCGAAGTCGTTCCTCGACCAGCTCGCCGACTACGGCGCACCCGTCGTCCTCTTCTCCGGTGGCGAGCCGCTCGTGCGCGACGATCTGGTCGAACTCGTCGGATACGCCGCCGACCGAGGACTCAGGCCCGTGCTGTCCTCGAACGGGACCCTGCTCACCCGCGAGAAGGCCGACGCGCTCCGCGACGCCGGGCTCCAGTACGCCGGGATTTCGGTCGACGGTCTCCCGGAGCGAAACGACCGGTTTCGGGGCGAAGACGGCGCGTTCGACGCCGCCGTCCGCGGCATCGAGAACTGCCTCGAGGCCGGCCTCAAGACCGGCCTGCGGTACACGATTACCGAGGCGAACGCGCCCGATCTCGAGGGGGTCGTCGAGCTGCTCGTCGACAGGGGGCTCGACAGGTTCTGTTTCTACCACCTCGATTACGGCGGTCGCGGGGCCGAGATCGTCGACGCCGATCTCACGCCTCGCGAGAAGCGCGAGGCGGTCGAGCGACTGGCGGATCTCACACTCGAGTATCACGACCGGGGCGAGGAGATCGAGACCCTGCTGGTCGGCAACTATGCCGACGCGGCCTTCCTCGTGGAGTACGCGCGCGAGAAATTCGGTGCGGGGAAAGCACGGGCGGTGTACGAGTACCTCGAGCGAAACGGCGGGGACCCGACGGGCGAGCGGATCGCCGACGTCGACTACCAGGGCAACGTCCACCCGACGCAGTTCTGGCAGGGATACAGTCTGGGCAACGTTCGGGACCGTCCGTTCGGCGAAATCTGGGACGACGAGTCGAACCCGCTGCTCGAGGCGCTCCGGAACCGCGAGGACCGTCTGAACGGCAAGTGCGCCGACTGCCAGTATCGGTCGATCTGTCGCGGCGCGTCGCGGCTGCGAGCGCTGGCGACGACCGGCGACCTGTTCGCGCCCGATCCGCAGTGTTATCTCCGCGACGAGGAGGTTCACGGCGATGGGCCGCCCGTCGGCGGTGTCGCCGACTGA
- a CDS encoding Htur_1727 family rSAM-partnered candidate RiPP, whose translation MVEKARRSPVESDDRGNPTRQWEVFVRAEADDPMHHVGSVAAANGTEAHEHASRLFGWYAVDVWLCPAAAVERYSTRGLANDAAERADDAGDDEDDRDGDDAESEEPRVYKETAGVSEVNSL comes from the coding sequence ATGGTCGAGAAAGCACGCCGGTCACCCGTCGAGAGCGACGATCGAGGGAACCCGACGCGGCAGTGGGAGGTCTTCGTCCGCGCCGAGGCGGACGATCCGATGCACCACGTCGGCAGCGTCGCCGCCGCGAACGGAACGGAGGCACACGAACACGCGTCCCGGCTGTTCGGCTGGTACGCCGTCGACGTCTGGCTCTGTCCGGCAGCGGCGGTCGAACGGTACTCGACGCGGGGGCTCGCGAACGACGCGGCGGAGCGGGCCGACGACGCCGGCGACGACGAAGACGATCGCGACGGCGACGACGCCGAGAGCGAGGAACCGCGCGTCTACAAGGAAACCGCCGGCGTCTCCGAGGTGAACAGCCTGTGA
- a CDS encoding TIGR04053 family radical SAM/SPASM domain-containing protein, translated as MRPGDLDTSERPFVLIWELTQACGLACDHCRADAQPRRHPDELSTAEGKALLEDAAKFGDGQLVVLSGGDPLVRDDVAELIAHGDDLGLRMTITPSGTGSLTAARIREMADAGLKRMAVSLDGGSPTAHDTFRGEAGSFDETIRAVEDARAAGLPVQVNTTVCRETVDELPAIRDLLTEIGAVMWSVFFLVPVGRGRLLEPVGPERADAVMEWLHEVSETEPFGVKTTEAPQYRRVAMQRRAGAAGTDDGSPGPGAGIERRTGIVAGDGFAFVSHTGEVFPSGFLPESAGNVRDRPVTERYRESPLFRSLRDRDNLSGKCGACPYRHVCGGSRSRAFAHTGDPLASDPLCPFVPEGYEGPLPWDDGDGEPRGVSSGD; from the coding sequence ATGCGCCCCGGCGATCTCGACACGTCCGAGCGACCGTTCGTCCTCATCTGGGAGCTCACGCAGGCCTGTGGGCTCGCCTGCGATCACTGTCGGGCAGACGCTCAACCCCGACGGCACCCCGACGAGCTCTCGACCGCCGAGGGGAAGGCGCTGCTCGAGGACGCTGCGAAGTTCGGCGACGGGCAGCTGGTCGTGCTCTCCGGCGGCGATCCGCTCGTCCGCGACGACGTCGCGGAGCTGATCGCCCACGGCGACGACCTCGGGTTGCGGATGACGATCACGCCCAGCGGCACGGGCTCGCTGACCGCCGCTCGGATCCGGGAAATGGCCGACGCGGGGCTCAAGCGAATGGCCGTCAGCCTCGACGGTGGCTCACCGACCGCTCACGACACCTTCCGCGGCGAGGCAGGCAGTTTCGACGAAACGATCCGTGCCGTCGAGGACGCTCGAGCGGCGGGACTCCCCGTTCAGGTCAACACGACGGTCTGTCGGGAGACGGTCGACGAACTCCCCGCGATCCGCGACCTGCTGACCGAGATCGGGGCCGTCATGTGGAGCGTCTTCTTTCTCGTCCCCGTCGGCCGCGGACGACTCCTCGAGCCGGTCGGGCCGGAGCGGGCCGACGCGGTGATGGAGTGGCTCCACGAGGTGAGCGAAACGGAGCCGTTCGGCGTCAAGACCACCGAGGCCCCGCAGTACCGACGGGTCGCGATGCAGCGACGGGCGGGCGCAGCCGGTACCGACGACGGATCGCCGGGCCCGGGTGCCGGCATCGAGCGCCGGACCGGCATCGTCGCGGGTGACGGCTTCGCGTTCGTCAGCCACACCGGCGAGGTGTTCCCCTCCGGGTTCTTGCCGGAGTCGGCCGGCAACGTCCGCGATCGGCCGGTCACGGAACGCTATCGGGAATCACCACTGTTCCGGTCGCTGCGCGACCGCGACAACCTCTCGGGCAAGTGCGGTGCCTGCCCCTATCGGCACGTCTGCGGCGGGAGTCGGTCGCGCGCGTTCGCCCACACCGGCGACCCGCTCGCGAGCGATCCGCTCTGCCCGTTCGTTCCCGAAGGGTACGAGGGCCCCCTTCCCTGGGACGACGGCGACGGCGAGCCCCGCGGCGTCTCGAGCGGGGACTGA
- a CDS encoding DUF7386 family protein, with amino-acid sequence MSIGSTASLRRSRLRGRPSGEYPARRRLFHGPFRREVVAGRLRPPRRREAQREQASEIVRDGPDGEPPTSDVIDAVLTHLIESEQHSQVARDEHHPNVIQSIANTSVIGLRYRTRIESRWRQLCSRYSPQIRSGKTTF; translated from the coding sequence ATGAGCATCGGATCGACGGCCAGCCTTCGCCGGTCGCGTCTTCGAGGACGACCGTCCGGCGAGTACCCTGCTCGCCGCCGTCTTTTTCATGGACCGTTTCGACGTGAGGTCGTAGCCGGCCGACTCCGCCCCCCACGCCGTCGCGAAGCCCAGCGCGAGCAGGCCAGCGAGATCGTGCGAGATGGGCCCGACGGCGAGCCGCCGACGTCGGACGTGATCGACGCGGTCCTCACTCACCTGATCGAGAGCGAACAACACAGCCAGGTGGCGCGCGACGAGCATCACCCGAACGTCATCCAGTCGATCGCGAATACGTCCGTCATCGGCCTTCGATATCGGACGAGAATCGAAAGCCGCTGGCGACAATTGTGTTCGAGGTATTCACCCCAGATTCGATCTGGGAAAACTACCTTTTGA
- a CDS encoding acetyl-CoA carboxylase biotin carboxylase subunit, with translation MFRKVLVANRGEIAVRVMRACEELNIGTVAVYSEADSDSGHVRYADEAYNVGPARAADSYLDHEAVIEAARKADADAIHPGYGFLAENAEFASKVEKAEGITWIGPSSDAMESLGEKTKARTIMNEADVPIVPGTTDPVTDPAEVTAFGEEYGYPIAIKAEGGGGGRGMKVVWDESEVEEQLESAKREGEAYFDNDSVYLERYLEQPRHIEVQIVADEHGNVRHLGERDCSLQRRHQKVIEEGPSAALTDELREKIGEAARRGVAAADYTNAGTVEFLVEEEPGRDGPLGPDANFFFLEVNTRIQVEHTVTEEITGIDIVKRQIRIAAGEEIDFDQDDVDIDGHAMEFRINAENAADDFAPATGGTLETYDPPGGVGVRLDDALRQGDDLVTDYDSMIAKLVVWGEDRDECIERSLRALREYEIGGIPTIIPFHRLMLTDEEFVRSTHTTKYLDEELDESRIEEAQEQWGGDVGNGGAGDDEESVEREFTVEVNGKRFEVELEEHGAPAIPTGNVDAGGQASRPEPSGGSSSDGGAELEGEGETVDAEMQGTILGIEVEEGDDVASGDVLVVLEAMKMENDIVASRGGTVTQIAVEEGDSVDMGDTLVVLE, from the coding sequence ATGTTCAGGAAGGTTCTCGTGGCGAACCGCGGGGAAATCGCCGTGCGAGTCATGCGGGCGTGTGAAGAGTTGAACATCGGGACCGTCGCCGTCTACTCCGAGGCCGATTCGGATTCGGGGCATGTGCGCTACGCCGACGAGGCGTACAACGTGGGACCGGCGCGCGCGGCAGACTCCTACCTCGATCACGAGGCCGTCATCGAGGCCGCGCGGAAGGCCGACGCCGACGCCATCCACCCCGGCTACGGCTTCCTCGCGGAGAACGCCGAGTTCGCGAGCAAGGTCGAGAAGGCGGAGGGGATCACCTGGATCGGCCCGTCCAGCGACGCGATGGAGTCCCTCGGCGAGAAGACCAAGGCCCGCACGATCATGAACGAGGCCGACGTCCCGATCGTCCCCGGAACGACCGACCCCGTCACCGACCCGGCGGAGGTCACAGCGTTCGGCGAGGAGTACGGCTACCCCATCGCCATCAAGGCCGAAGGCGGCGGCGGCGGCCGCGGGATGAAGGTCGTCTGGGACGAGAGTGAGGTCGAGGAACAACTCGAGAGCGCCAAGCGCGAGGGCGAGGCCTACTTCGACAACGACTCCGTCTATCTCGAGCGCTACCTCGAGCAGCCCCGACACATCGAAGTCCAGATCGTCGCCGACGAGCACGGGAACGTGCGCCACCTCGGCGAGCGCGACTGTTCGCTCCAGCGCCGCCACCAGAAGGTCATCGAGGAGGGGCCGTCCGCCGCGCTGACCGACGAACTCCGCGAGAAAATCGGCGAGGCCGCCCGTCGGGGCGTCGCCGCCGCCGACTACACCAACGCCGGAACCGTCGAGTTCCTCGTCGAGGAAGAGCCCGGACGCGACGGCCCGCTGGGCCCCGACGCGAACTTCTTCTTCCTCGAGGTCAACACGCGGATCCAGGTCGAACACACGGTCACCGAGGAGATCACCGGTATCGACATCGTCAAACGGCAGATCCGGATCGCCGCCGGCGAGGAGATCGACTTCGATCAGGACGACGTCGACATCGACGGCCACGCGATGGAGTTCCGGATCAACGCCGAGAACGCGGCCGACGACTTCGCGCCCGCGACCGGCGGGACGCTCGAGACGTACGACCCGCCGGGCGGCGTCGGCGTCCGCCTGGACGACGCCCTCCGACAGGGCGACGACCTCGTCACCGACTACGACTCGATGATCGCGAAGCTCGTCGTCTGGGGCGAGGACCGCGACGAGTGTATCGAGCGCTCGCTGCGCGCTCTCCGCGAGTACGAGATCGGGGGCATCCCGACGATCATCCCGTTCCACCGGCTGATGCTTACCGACGAGGAGTTCGTCCGGAGCACGCACACCACGAAGTACCTCGACGAGGAACTCGACGAGAGCCGCATCGAGGAGGCCCAGGAACAGTGGGGCGGCGACGTCGGCAACGGCGGTGCCGGCGACGACGAGGAGTCTGTCGAGCGCGAGTTCACCGTCGAGGTCAACGGCAAGCGCTTCGAAGTCGAACTCGAGGAACACGGTGCGCCCGCCATCCCGACCGGGAACGTCGACGCCGGCGGACAGGCGAGCCGACCGGAGCCGTCCGGCGGCTCCAGTAGCGACGGTGGTGCGGAACTCGAGGGCGAGGGCGAGACCGTCGACGCCGAGATGCAGGGGACGATCCTCGGTATCGAGGTCGAGGAGGGCGACGACGTGGCCAGCGGCGACGTGTTAGTCGTCCTCGAGGCCATGAAGATGGAAAACGACATCGTGGCGTCCCGCGGCGGGACGGTCACCCAGATCGCCGTCGAGGAAGGCGACAGCGTCGACATGGGCGACACGCTGGTCGTCCTCGAGTAA
- a CDS encoding SPFH domain-containing protein — translation MYEFTHGPLQTQSVLEDPLVLVGLAGLLLVVITVWQMIEIVDAYDRAALTVFGEYRKLLKPGLNIVPPFVSRIYTFDMRTQTLDVPQQEAITRDNSPVTADAVVYIRVMNAKRAFLEVDDYQRAVSNLAQTTLRAVIGDMELDDTLSRREMINERIRTELDEPTDEWGIRVESVEVREVTPSAGVKGAMEEQTSAERRRRAMILEAQGERRSAVEKAEGDKQSNIIRAQGEKQSQILESQGDAISTVLRARSAESMGERAVIDKGMETLAEIGQGESTTFVLPQELSSLVGRYGKHLSGSDVKGNGAELDSLEFDEETRELIGLDDIADIIGEIDEQAEMDVEAMEEQARAIKEGQDVGMEAENPITMSGSDDESEPDADAE, via the coding sequence ATGTACGAGTTTACACACGGTCCACTACAGACGCAATCGGTGCTCGAGGATCCGCTGGTACTCGTCGGGCTCGCGGGACTCCTCCTCGTCGTGATCACGGTCTGGCAGATGATCGAGATCGTCGACGCCTACGACAGGGCCGCGCTGACCGTCTTCGGCGAATACCGGAAGCTGCTCAAGCCCGGACTGAACATCGTGCCGCCGTTCGTCTCGCGGATATACACGTTCGACATGCGAACGCAGACGCTGGACGTCCCCCAGCAGGAAGCGATCACCCGCGACAACTCGCCGGTGACCGCCGACGCCGTCGTCTACATCCGCGTGATGAACGCCAAACGCGCGTTCCTCGAGGTCGACGACTACCAGCGGGCGGTCTCGAACCTCGCACAGACGACGCTGCGCGCCGTGATCGGCGACATGGAACTCGACGATACGCTGAGCCGGCGCGAGATGATCAACGAGCGAATCCGCACCGAACTCGACGAACCCACCGACGAGTGGGGGATCCGCGTCGAGAGCGTCGAGGTCCGCGAGGTCACGCCGTCCGCGGGCGTCAAGGGCGCGATGGAGGAACAGACCTCCGCCGAGCGCCGCCGTCGAGCGATGATCCTCGAGGCGCAGGGCGAACGCCGCAGCGCCGTCGAGAAGGCAGAGGGTGACAAGCAGTCGAACATCATCCGCGCCCAGGGTGAAAAGCAGAGCCAGATCCTCGAATCACAGGGTGACGCCATTTCGACCGTCCTGCGTGCGCGCTCCGCCGAATCGATGGGCGAACGCGCCGTCATCGACAAGGGCATGGAGACGCTCGCGGAGATCGGACAGGGCGAGTCGACGACGTTCGTCCTCCCGCAGGAACTCTCGTCGCTGGTCGGCCGCTACGGGAAGCACCTCTCCGGCAGCGACGTGAAAGGCAACGGGGCGGAACTCGACAGCCTCGAGTTCGACGAGGAGACGCGCGAACTGATCGGACTGGACGACATCGCCGACATCATCGGCGAGATCGACGAGCAAGCCGAGATGGACGTCGAAGCGATGGAAGAGCAGGCTCGGGCGATCAAAGAAGGCCAGGACGTCGGAATGGAGGCCGAAAATCCGATCACCATGTCGGGCTCTGATGACGAATCGGAACCGGACGCTGACGCGGAGTAG
- a CDS encoding acyl-CoA carboxylase subunit beta, translating to MEDRIEELEELREEARNGGGEARIEKQHDKGKMTARERIDYFLDDGSFTEFDQLRTHQTSQFGMEEKKIPGDGVVTGYGEVNGRTTFVFAHDFTVFGGSLGEVFAEKVCKVMDMAMEVGAPVIGLNDSAGARIQEGVKSLAGYTEIFRRNQEASGVIPQISATMGPCAGGAVYSPAITDFIFMVKDTSHMYITGPGVTKTVTGEEVTHEELGGAMTHANKTGVAQFACESEEQALDDIKRLLSYLPQNNVEDPPRVEPWDDPDRRDEALTDIVPPSPQKPYDMTNVIDSVVDEGSFFEVADNFAQNIVVGFGRLDGRSVGLVANQPRVNAGTLTVDASMKASRFVRFCDSFNIPIVTFVDVPGYMPGTDQEHRGIIRHGAKLLYAYAEATVPLLTVITRKAYGGAYCVMASKNLGADVNYAWPTAEIAVMGPQGAVNILYREELQEADNPDELRDELIDEYREEFANPYTATDKGFLDDVIVPTETRPRLIADLEMLESKREQNPDKKHGNIPL from the coding sequence ATGGAGGATCGCATCGAGGAACTCGAGGAGCTCCGCGAGGAAGCGCGGAACGGCGGCGGGGAAGCGCGGATCGAGAAACAACACGACAAGGGGAAGATGACCGCCCGCGAGCGGATCGATTACTTCCTCGACGACGGGTCCTTCACGGAGTTCGACCAGCTCCGGACCCACCAGACGAGCCAGTTCGGAATGGAGGAGAAGAAAATTCCCGGCGACGGCGTCGTCACGGGCTACGGCGAGGTCAACGGGCGAACCACCTTCGTCTTCGCCCACGACTTCACCGTCTTCGGCGGCTCGCTCGGGGAGGTCTTCGCCGAGAAGGTCTGCAAGGTCATGGACATGGCGATGGAGGTCGGCGCGCCCGTCATCGGGCTCAACGACTCCGCGGGGGCTCGCATTCAGGAGGGCGTCAAGAGCCTCGCCGGCTACACCGAGATCTTCCGCCGGAATCAGGAGGCCAGCGGCGTCATCCCCCAGATCTCCGCGACGATGGGACCGTGTGCCGGCGGTGCCGTCTACTCGCCGGCGATCACCGACTTCATCTTCATGGTCAAGGACACGAGCCACATGTACATCACCGGTCCCGGCGTCACCAAGACCGTCACCGGTGAGGAGGTCACCCACGAGGAACTCGGCGGCGCGATGACCCACGCCAACAAGACCGGCGTCGCCCAGTTCGCCTGCGAGAGCGAAGAGCAGGCGCTCGACGACATCAAGCGGCTCCTCTCCTATCTTCCCCAGAACAACGTCGAGGACCCGCCGCGCGTCGAACCGTGGGACGACCCCGACCGCCGCGACGAGGCGCTCACCGACATCGTCCCGCCGAGCCCGCAGAAGCCCTACGACATGACGAACGTCATCGATAGCGTCGTCGACGAGGGCTCGTTCTTCGAAGTGGCGGACAACTTCGCCCAGAACATCGTCGTCGGCTTCGGTCGCCTGGACGGGCGATCGGTCGGTCTCGTCGCCAACCAGCCGCGAGTCAACGCCGGGACGCTGACGGTCGACGCCTCGATGAAGGCCTCGCGGTTCGTCCGCTTCTGTGACTCGTTCAACATCCCCATCGTCACCTTCGTCGACGTCCCCGGCTACATGCCCGGGACCGATCAGGAACACCGCGGGATCATCCGCCACGGTGCGAAACTGCTCTACGCCTACGCCGAGGCGACCGTCCCGCTGCTGACCGTCATCACCCGGAAGGCCTACGGCGGCGCGTACTGCGTCATGGCCTCGAAGAACCTCGGCGCGGACGTCAACTACGCCTGGCCGACCGCCGAAATCGCCGTCATGGGTCCGCAGGGCGCGGTCAACATCCTCTACCGCGAGGAACTCCAGGAGGCGGACAACCCCGACGAACTCCGCGACGAACTCATCGACGAGTACCGCGAGGAGTTCGCCAACCCCTACACCGCTACCGACAAGGGCTTCCTCGACGACGTCATCGTTCCAACCGAAACCCGGCCGCGACTGATCGCCGACCTCGAGATGCTCGAGTCCAAGCGCGAACAGAACCCGGACAAGAAACACGGCAACATCCCGCTGTAG
- a CDS encoding ABC transporter substrate-binding protein — protein sequence MAMGFDRRHVLKGLGAAGIASVAGCIGDGVGGGGDADAMVGVLQPVTGDLGNLGAPIRDAAILPGTQLEDSDFTIDIREEDTESQPDAGVSGAKALVNAGYPAITGAASSQVTITVAEDTLIPNQVVGISPASTAPTITNLEDDDFLFRTCPSDALQGEVMANVAYEERGLESAASFYLNNDYGQQLSDSFVTAFEELGGTVSNTVSFEAEQPSYTSALESALADDPDMMIVIGYPASGEQIFRDYYSDFDSGQTIMVTDGLRDGDLPGNVDNSMDNVVGTAPLAAGPEQDAFTELFQEEYGDDPGVFTAQAYDATAVNILASIAAGETDGPAIRDSLRDVANPDGEEVGPSNLEEAVQLVDDGESVNYQGASSSVNFDDNGDMQAVTYEIFQFGDGGVETVEEIDFEA from the coding sequence ATAGCAATGGGATTTGATCGACGACACGTACTAAAGGGGCTGGGTGCTGCAGGTATCGCTAGCGTTGCTGGATGTATCGGTGACGGGGTCGGCGGCGGGGGCGATGCCGACGCGATGGTGGGCGTCCTCCAGCCGGTTACGGGCGACCTGGGGAACCTCGGCGCGCCGATCCGGGACGCGGCGATCCTGCCCGGGACGCAACTCGAGGACAGCGACTTCACGATCGACATTCGCGAAGAGGACACGGAGTCACAGCCGGACGCCGGTGTGAGCGGTGCGAAGGCGCTCGTCAACGCCGGTTATCCGGCGATCACCGGTGCGGCGTCCTCGCAGGTGACGATCACGGTCGCGGAGGACACGCTGATTCCCAACCAGGTCGTGGGGATCTCCCCGGCGAGTACCGCGCCGACGATCACCAACCTCGAGGACGACGACTTCCTCTTCAGGACCTGTCCCAGCGACGCCCTGCAGGGCGAAGTCATGGCGAACGTCGCGTACGAAGAGCGCGGGCTCGAGTCCGCAGCATCGTTCTACCTGAACAACGACTACGGACAACAGCTCTCGGACTCGTTCGTCACCGCCTTCGAAGAGCTCGGCGGGACGGTCTCGAACACCGTCTCGTTCGAGGCGGAACAGCCGTCGTACACGTCCGCGCTCGAGAGCGCGCTGGCGGACGATCCGGACATGATGATCGTCATCGGCTACCCGGCAAGCGGCGAACAGATCTTCCGGGACTACTACTCCGACTTCGACAGCGGGCAGACGATCATGGTGACCGACGGCCTCCGCGACGGCGACCTCCCCGGCAACGTCGACAATTCGATGGACAACGTCGTCGGGACGGCCCCGCTGGCCGCCGGTCCCGAACAGGACGCGTTCACGGAGCTCTTCCAGGAAGAGTACGGCGACGACCCCGGCGTGTTCACCGCGCAGGCCTACGACGCCACGGCCGTCAACATCCTCGCGAGCATCGCCGCCGGCGAGACGGACGGGCCCGCGATCCGCGACAGCCTCCGTGACGTCGCGAACCCCGACGGCGAGGAGGTCGGCCCGAGTAACCTCGAGGAGGCCGTTCAGCTGGTCGACGACGGCGAGTCGGTCAACTACCAGGGCGCCTCGAGCAGCGTCAATTTCGACGACAACGGTGACATGCAGGCGGTCACCTACGAAATCTTCCAGTTCGGCGACGGCGGCGTCGAGACGGTCGAAGAGATCGATTTCGAAGCCTGA
- a CDS encoding ABC transporter ATP-binding protein — protein sequence MGLLEVSDLDAGYGDLQILEGVDMTVDGGEYVTIVGPNGAGKSTVMKSIFGLTSYMGGSIEFDGAEISSSRPEDIIATGIGYVPQNDNVFASLSVKENLEMGAYILDDLPEDRLRGIYDRFPILEERKSQKAGTMSGGQQQMLAMGRALMLDPDLLMLDEPSAGLAPDLVDDMFDRIDEINDDGTAILLVEQNAKEALRRCDRGYVLVQGRNRYVDSGDALLADEQVRQDFLGG from the coding sequence ATGGGACTGCTCGAGGTTTCGGATCTCGACGCGGGATACGGCGACCTGCAGATCCTCGAGGGCGTCGACATGACCGTCGACGGCGGCGAGTACGTCACGATCGTCGGTCCGAACGGGGCGGGGAAATCGACGGTCATGAAGTCGATCTTCGGGCTGACAAGCTACATGGGCGGCTCGATCGAGTTCGACGGTGCGGAGATCAGCTCCTCCCGCCCCGAGGATATCATCGCGACGGGGATCGGCTACGTCCCGCAGAACGACAACGTCTTCGCGTCGCTATCGGTCAAAGAGAACCTCGAGATGGGGGCCTACATTCTCGACGACCTTCCCGAGGATCGGTTGCGGGGGATCTACGACCGATTCCCCATTCTCGAGGAGCGCAAGTCCCAGAAAGCGGGGACGATGAGCGGCGGGCAACAGCAGATGCTCGCGATGGGGCGGGCGCTGATGCTCGATCCCGACCTCCTCATGCTCGACGAACCGAGCGCCGGGCTCGCGCCCGATCTGGTCGACGACATGTTCGACCGGATCGACGAGATCAACGACGACGGGACGGCGATCCTGCTCGTCGAGCAGAACGCCAAAGAGGCGTTGCGCCGGTGTGACCGGGGGTACGTTCTCGTCCAGGGGCGGAACAGGTACGTCGACAGCGGCGACGCGCTGCTGGCCGACGAGCAGGTTCGACAGGACTTCCTCGGCGGATAG